A genomic window from Camarhynchus parvulus chromosome 27, STF_HiC, whole genome shotgun sequence includes:
- the SNX11 gene encoding sorting nexin-11 isoform X1 translates to MLENREEELTTVRVQDPRVQNEGSWNSYVDYKIFLHTNSKAFTAKTSCVRRRYREFVWLRRQLQRNAGLVPVPELPGKSAFFVGSTDEFIERRRQGLQHFLERVVQSAVLLSDSRLHLFLQSQLPVPAIEACVQGRGPHSVTEAILHYAMAGPAWGQRGDSAGLAWARRGDSDSAGLPAASCASLESFPYWGDFGMDEARPESPERPAGHPVTPLDSPERPTGHGVTPKESLGLPEFPAGH, encoded by the exons GAGCTGACCACAGTGCGGGTGCAGGATCCGCGCGTGCAGAACGAGGGCTCCTGGAACTCCTACGTGGATTACAAGATCTTCCTGCAC ACCAACAGCAAGGCCTTCACCGCCAAGACGTCGTGCGTGCGGCGCCGCTACCGGGAGTTCGTGTGGCTGCGGCGGCAGCTGCAGCGCAACGCCGGCCTGGT GCCGGTGCCGGAGCTGCCGGGGAAATCCGCGTTCTTCGTGGGCAGCACGGATGAGTTCATCGAGAGGCGCcggcaggggctgcagcacttCCTGGAGAG ggtggtgCAGAGCGCGGTGCTGCTGTCCGACAGCCGCCTGCACctgttcctgcagagccagctgcccGTGCCCGCCATCGAGGCCTGCGTGCAGGGCCGGGGCCCGCACTCGGTCACCGAGGCCATCCTGCACTACGCCATGGCCGGGCCGGCctggggacagcgcggggacagcgcggggctGGCCTGGGCGCGGCGCGGGGACAGCGACAGCGCGGGGCTGCCCGCGGCCAG ctgtgccagcctggagagCTTCCCCTACTGGGGTGACTTCGGCATGGATGAGGCGCGGCCGGAGAGCCCCGAGCGTCCGGCCGGACACCCGGTGACCCCTCTGGACAGCCCAGAGCGTCCAACTGGACACGGAGTGACCCCTAAGGAGAGCCTGGGACTCCCGGAATTCCCAGCCGG ACACTGA
- the SNX11 gene encoding sorting nexin-11 isoform X2 has translation MLENREEELTTVRVQDPRVQNEGSWNSYVDYKIFLHTNSKAFTAKTSCVRRRYREFVWLRRQLQRNAGLVPVPELPGKSAFFVGSTDEFIERRRQGLQHFLERVPGASRGDASVSLLCPQGGAERGAAVRQPPAPVPAEPAARARHRGLRAGPGPALGHRGHPALRHGRAGLGTARGQRGAGLGAARGQRQRGAARGQLCQPGELPLLG, from the exons GAGCTGACCACAGTGCGGGTGCAGGATCCGCGCGTGCAGAACGAGGGCTCCTGGAACTCCTACGTGGATTACAAGATCTTCCTGCAC ACCAACAGCAAGGCCTTCACCGCCAAGACGTCGTGCGTGCGGCGCCGCTACCGGGAGTTCGTGTGGCTGCGGCGGCAGCTGCAGCGCAACGCCGGCCTGGT GCCGGTGCCGGAGCTGCCGGGGAAATCCGCGTTCTTCGTGGGCAGCACGGATGAGTTCATCGAGAGGCGCcggcaggggctgcagcacttCCTGGAGAG GGTGCCAGGTGCCAGCAGAGGTGACGCGTCGGTGTCCCTGttgtgtccccagggtggtgCAGAGCGCGGTGCTGCTGTCCGACAGCCGCCTGCACctgttcctgcagagccagctgcccGTGCCCGCCATCGAGGCCTGCGTGCAGGGCCGGGGCCCGCACTCGGTCACCGAGGCCATCCTGCACTACGCCATGGCCGGGCCGGCctggggacagcgcggggacagcgcggggctGGCCTGGGCGCGGCGCGGGGACAGCGACAGCGCGGGGCTGCCCGCGGCCAG ctgtgccagcctggagagCTTCCCCTACTGGGGTGA